The Candidatus Parvarchaeota archaeon genome window below encodes:
- a CDS encoding preprotein translocase subunit Sec61beta, whose translation MSLKRVGFGMPQSSAGILGISIGENLQGLKMDPRMVVIFTAVFVLAVIVLGKAFGQ comes from the coding sequence ATGAGCCTAAAAAGAGTCGGATTTGGAATGCCGCAATCTTCTGCAGGCATACTTGGGATTTCAATCGGTGAAAACCTCCAGGGCCTCAAGATGGACCCGCGCATGGTAGTTATTTTCACGGCTGTTTTTGTGCTTGCCGTAATCGTGCTTGGCAAGGCCTTTGGCCAGTAG